One stretch of bacterium DNA includes these proteins:
- a CDS encoding serine/threonine protein kinase produces the protein MSRLLLRHAWILPLSFALLLGGSGYLIFRGLWTTEMEELESKLVASRDTTAYALEIWAEEKKIYVELLVDQPVVREAAVELLRIGRTGPDARRALLSSPAQAVLAAELRSSNPRRDHPGYAVVGLDGRFVAHDETDWVGSFDPGLPPIVAPIFQGRTILTRPVLIEVDAPLPPSDETDDDELLPKRLGRSMLAGAPIRDDAGNVVGAIGYRIDPGAEFDQLFRTARLAGSGETYVFDRDGQLLTPSRFEEALYGLGLLEQGRPSVMNVQVRDPGGDLTDGFVPERSVAARPFTKSAAGAIAGESGVDTDGYRDYRGVEVVGAWTWLPSLGFGLASEVDWNEAYASVLAVRRSFVAVMGLLLLSSTALFFYAMWGRRLGREADAVRRLGRFEIESRIGKGGMGTVYLARHSLLRRPTAIKVLNTERAGKDGIERFKREVRTSAALMHPNTIEIYDYGHASDGTFYYAMEYVEGCTLAEISKQEGPLPERRVLHVMEQICGSIAEAHAAGLIHRDIKPSNVMLCVRGGLHDFAKVLDFGLVRPIEQPKDAALTDATALTGTPLFMPPEAVRSSEAFDTRSDVYQLGLVAYTLLTGTPPLSAESPMEVMIKHVHETPRPPSEALGRTVSSSLEKLILDCLAKEPERRPSDAGVLLARFKECVVLEDWTSEDARLWWQVWKEREAAKRIERETGTSTGTLPTGIELAERTPAS, from the coding sequence ATGTCTCGCCTACTGCTTCGCCACGCATGGATTCTGCCCCTCTCGTTCGCGCTGCTCCTCGGCGGCTCGGGCTACCTGATCTTTCGCGGCCTCTGGACCACCGAGATGGAGGAGCTCGAATCCAAGCTCGTCGCGAGCCGCGATACCACGGCGTACGCCCTCGAGATCTGGGCAGAAGAGAAGAAGATCTACGTCGAGCTGCTCGTGGACCAGCCCGTCGTACGAGAAGCGGCGGTCGAGCTCCTGCGGATCGGACGAACGGGGCCGGATGCTCGTCGGGCGTTGCTGTCGTCGCCGGCGCAGGCCGTCCTGGCCGCCGAGCTGCGTTCTTCCAACCCGCGTCGGGATCACCCCGGCTACGCCGTCGTCGGTCTCGACGGCCGTTTCGTCGCCCACGACGAGACGGACTGGGTCGGCTCGTTCGATCCGGGACTGCCCCCGATCGTCGCCCCGATCTTCCAGGGACGGACGATCCTGACCCGCCCCGTGCTGATCGAGGTCGACGCGCCTCTTCCTCCGAGTGACGAAACCGACGACGACGAGTTGTTGCCGAAGCGGCTGGGACGCTCGATGCTCGCAGGCGCGCCGATTCGCGACGACGCGGGGAACGTCGTCGGCGCGATCGGATACCGGATCGATCCTGGCGCCGAGTTCGATCAACTCTTTCGGACGGCACGCCTGGCGGGATCGGGCGAGACCTACGTCTTCGACCGCGACGGGCAGCTCCTGACGCCCAGCCGCTTCGAGGAAGCGCTCTACGGGCTGGGGCTGCTCGAACAAGGTCGGCCCTCGGTCATGAACGTGCAGGTCCGCGATCCCGGCGGCGACCTGACGGATGGGTTCGTTCCCGAACGGTCCGTCGCCGCGCGGCCCTTCACGAAGTCCGCCGCAGGCGCGATCGCTGGCGAGAGCGGCGTGGACACGGACGGATATCGCGACTACCGCGGCGTCGAAGTCGTGGGCGCCTGGACGTGGCTCCCGAGTCTCGGCTTCGGCCTCGCGAGCGAGGTCGACTGGAACGAGGCGTACGCCTCGGTGCTCGCGGTCCGTCGATCCTTCGTCGCAGTGATGGGGCTCCTGCTCCTCTCTTCGACGGCGCTCTTCTTCTACGCGATGTGGGGTCGCCGTCTGGGTCGCGAGGCCGATGCAGTCCGTCGTCTGGGACGCTTCGAGATCGAGTCCCGGATCGGGAAGGGTGGAATGGGCACGGTGTACCTCGCCCGCCACTCCCTGCTCCGACGTCCGACCGCCATCAAGGTGTTGAATACGGAGCGGGCGGGAAAGGACGGAATAGAGCGCTTCAAACGCGAAGTGCGCACCTCGGCGGCCCTGATGCATCCGAACACGATCGAGATCTACGACTACGGTCACGCGTCGGACGGCACCTTCTACTACGCGATGGAGTACGTCGAAGGATGCACCCTCGCCGAGATCTCGAAGCAGGAGGGTCCCCTTCCCGAGAGGCGCGTCCTGCACGTAATGGAGCAGATCTGCGGTTCGATTGCCGAGGCACACGCCGCGGGCCTGATCCATCGGGACATCAAACCATCGAACGTGATGCTCTGCGTTCGGGGTGGACTCCACGACTTCGCGAAGGTGCTCGACTTCGGGCTCGTTCGTCCGATCGAGCAGCCGAAGGATGCGGCGCTGACCGATGCGACCGCGCTCACGGGTACGCCCCTCTTCATGCCGCCCGAGGCCGTACGATCTTCCGAGGCATTCGATACACGTTCGGACGTCTATCAGCTGGGACTCGTCGCGTACACGCTGCTCACGGGTACGCCGCCTTTATCCGCGGAGTCGCCGATGGAGGTGATGATCAAGCACGTCCACGAGACGCCTCGCCCGCCCTCGGAGGCGCTCGGTCGAACCGTGTCGTCCTCGCTCGAGAAGCTGATCCTCGATTGCCTCGCGAAGGAGCCGGAGCGTCGTCCGTCGGACGCGGGAGTTCTCCTTGCTCGCTTCAAGGAGTGTGTCGTCCTCGAAGACTGGACCTCAGAGGACGCTCGCCTCTGGTGGCAGGTCTGGAAGGAGCGGGAAGCGGCCAAGCGGATCGAACGCGAGACGGGGACGAGCACGGGAACGTTGCCTACCGGGATCGAGCTCGCGGAGCGGACCCCCGCCTCGTGA
- a CDS encoding fatty acid cis/trans isomerase, with protein sequence MLRIVIALACSFLLGLACVPSPEGLPEPAQLARPVTFLDDVKPVLDTRCVVCHSCYNAACQLKLSSFEGAERGGTKEKVYSSSRLGRAEPTRLFTDAPTTDAWRARGFHSVLQNRAQGPRNDALLFMFLEAKRRDPVPRGEYRPEASDLSCPSSPREAGVFLALHPDRGMPFGFPALSDEEYGVLASWVAQGTPGPTPQEQVALVTPGAADARAITEWESFLNRPDAKHVMTARYLYEHLFLAHLRFADSDSEDFYEIVRSTSGPGEPIAVIASVRPYDDPGVDRVFYRFRKIHSTLVHKTHMVVELDEARLARYRELFIEPEWLAPPRVLPHSEVVDANPFVVYAQIPPRSRYAFLLDHAQYFIQSFMQGPVCKGQVALNVIHDHFWVFFMDPDADLVVQNPAFLAEQAGNLRLPNEFGSEGRIVETFSDDYRERYRAFYDAKMRLYDEQRPEGLAIDSVWRGRVPEDSPLLTVYRHFDSASLHRGPLGDLPRTLWVIDFTQLERIYYALVAGFDVYGNVAHQVNVRRYMDFLRVEGELNFVQLLPQPVREPMIRSWYVGDDDLEETRAQEILNARRPTRVGYETDEPKRELVERLVDDHLLDSLGIEFDPLNYRRHGGTVPMPTAFETHEDVLDGFRALTAPGTGFIREVNESEANVLWVRVRDYRGSDRFISIVINRWHDNVSSLFLENFFLDASKDTMDFHAGPIGSYPNYFLDVSAEHLPDFFDVLANFDGSEAYRKKFDRFGVSRADPRFWSLYDWFQARADEANGIHAGIYDLNRYYPEAQR encoded by the coding sequence ATGCTGAGAATCGTCATCGCCCTCGCCTGCTCGTTTCTGCTCGGACTCGCCTGCGTACCGTCTCCCGAAGGCCTTCCCGAGCCCGCCCAGCTCGCGCGTCCGGTCACTTTTCTCGACGACGTGAAGCCGGTGCTCGACACCCGCTGCGTCGTCTGCCACTCCTGCTACAACGCGGCCTGCCAGCTCAAGCTGAGCTCCTTCGAGGGAGCGGAGCGCGGGGGAACCAAGGAAAAGGTCTACTCGAGCTCGCGCCTCGGGCGGGCGGAACCGACGCGACTGTTCACGGACGCCCCGACCACGGACGCCTGGCGCGCGAGAGGCTTCCACAGCGTGCTCCAGAATCGCGCTCAGGGTCCGCGAAACGACGCGCTCCTCTTCATGTTCCTCGAGGCGAAGCGCCGCGATCCCGTTCCCCGCGGCGAGTACCGGCCCGAGGCCTCGGATCTCTCGTGCCCGTCGAGTCCGCGGGAGGCGGGGGTCTTCCTGGCGCTCCACCCCGACCGCGGGATGCCCTTCGGCTTCCCCGCGCTGTCGGACGAAGAGTACGGCGTGCTCGCGTCCTGGGTGGCGCAGGGGACGCCGGGTCCGACGCCGCAGGAGCAGGTCGCGCTCGTGACGCCGGGCGCCGCGGACGCGCGCGCGATCACGGAGTGGGAGTCGTTCCTCAATCGGCCCGACGCCAAGCACGTGATGACGGCTCGCTATCTCTACGAGCACCTCTTCCTGGCGCACCTTCGCTTCGCCGACTCGGACTCCGAGGACTTCTACGAGATCGTTCGCTCGACGTCCGGTCCGGGCGAGCCGATCGCCGTCATCGCGAGCGTACGACCCTACGACGATCCGGGCGTCGACCGCGTCTTCTACCGCTTCCGGAAGATCCATTCGACCCTCGTCCACAAGACGCACATGGTCGTGGAGCTCGACGAAGCGCGGCTGGCTCGATACCGCGAGCTGTTCATCGAGCCGGAATGGCTCGCGCCGCCGCGTGTGTTGCCGCACTCGGAAGTCGTCGACGCGAATCCCTTCGTCGTCTATGCGCAGATCCCGCCGCGTTCCCGCTACGCCTTCCTGCTGGACCACGCGCAGTACTTCATCCAGAGCTTCATGCAGGGGCCGGTCTGCAAGGGACAGGTCGCGCTGAACGTCATCCACGACCACTTCTGGGTCTTCTTCATGGACCCGGACGCCGACCTCGTCGTCCAGAACCCGGCGTTCCTGGCCGAGCAGGCGGGCAATCTACGACTGCCGAACGAGTTCGGCAGCGAGGGCCGGATCGTCGAGACCTTCAGCGACGACTACCGCGAGCGCTATCGCGCGTTCTACGACGCCAAGATGCGGCTCTACGACGAGCAGCGCCCGGAGGGTCTGGCGATCGATTCGGTGTGGCGCGGACGTGTGCCCGAGGACAGTCCGCTGCTCACGGTCTACCGGCACTTCGACAGCGCTTCGCTCCATCGCGGGCCGCTCGGCGATCTGCCCCGCACGCTCTGGGTGATCGACTTCACCCAGCTCGAGCGGATCTACTACGCGCTGGTCGCCGGGTTCGACGTCTACGGAAACGTCGCGCACCAGGTGAACGTCCGCCGCTACATGGACTTCCTCCGCGTCGAAGGGGAGCTCAACTTCGTGCAGCTGCTCCCGCAGCCGGTCCGCGAGCCGATGATCCGATCCTGGTACGTCGGCGACGACGATCTGGAGGAGACCCGAGCGCAGGAGATCCTGAACGCGCGGCGACCCACGCGCGTCGGCTACGAAACGGACGAACCCAAGCGTGAGCTCGTCGAACGCCTGGTCGACGATCATCTCCTCGACTCGCTGGGGATCGAATTCGACCCGCTCAACTACCGGCGGCACGGAGGGACGGTCCCGATGCCGACCGCCTTCGAGACCCACGAGGACGTCCTCGACGGCTTCCGGGCGTTGACCGCGCCCGGCACGGGCTTCATTCGCGAGGTGAACGAGTCGGAAGCGAACGTGCTGTGGGTGCGGGTTCGCGACTACCGCGGATCGGACCGGTTCATCTCGATCGTGATCAACCGCTGGCACGACAACGTGAGCTCGCTCTTCCTCGAGAACTTCTTCCTCGACGCTTCGAAGGACACGATGGACTTCCACGCGGGACCGATCGGGTCCTACCCGAACTACTTCCTCGACGTGTCCGCCGAGCACCTGCCCGACTTCTTCGACGTGCTCGCGAACTTCGACGGTTCCGAGGCGTACCGAAAGAAGTTCGATCGCTTCGGGGTGAGCCGCGCGGATCCGCGCTTCTGGTCCCTCTACGACTGGTTCCAGGCGCGCGCCGACGAGGCCAACGGGATCCACGCCGGGATCTACGATCTGAATCGCTACTACCCGGAGGCGCAGCGGTAG
- a CDS encoding RlmE family RNA methyltransferase, whose translation MARYQRKDHLHQKAKKEGLRSRAAYKLEEIQKQFRILEKGHRVLDLGCWPGGWMEVAVRLVGGNGVVVGIDLAEVDPPLPQPNAKALVGDLEAEDTPARLLEAIGGEPADVVLSDAAPKLTGVRETDRANEERLLEAIESLLPKVLAPGGSFVVKVLEGPEAQTIVKRVQDSFAKAKTVKLQSTRKGSTEKYLVARGFRG comes from the coding sequence ATGGCCCGCTACCAACGCAAAGACCACCTCCACCAGAAGGCCAAGAAGGAGGGACTGCGCTCGCGCGCCGCCTACAAGCTCGAGGAGATCCAGAAGCAGTTCCGGATCCTCGAGAAGGGCCATCGCGTGCTGGATCTCGGCTGCTGGCCGGGCGGATGGATGGAGGTCGCGGTCCGGCTCGTCGGCGGGAACGGCGTCGTCGTGGGCATCGACCTCGCGGAGGTCGACCCTCCGCTCCCGCAGCCGAACGCCAAGGCGCTCGTCGGCGACCTCGAAGCCGAGGACACGCCGGCGCGCCTGCTCGAAGCGATCGGCGGCGAGCCCGCCGACGTCGTGCTCTCGGACGCGGCGCCGAAGCTCACGGGCGTGCGCGAGACGGATCGGGCGAACGAGGAGCGCCTGCTCGAGGCGATCGAGTCGCTGCTTCCGAAGGTCCTCGCCCCGGGCGGGTCCTTCGTCGTCAAGGTGCTCGAAGGGCCCGAGGCCCAGACGATCGTGAAGCGCGTCCAGGACTCGTTCGCGAAGGCGAAGACCGTGAAGCTCCAGTCGACGCGCAAGGGGAGTACGGAGAAGTACCTCGTGGCGCGCGGCTTCCGGGGCTGA
- a CDS encoding SDR family oxidoreductase, translating into MSRPRRVLVVGASGIVGRAAFEHFATAGWEAYGVSRRAPDLSVGRHVPLDLLDEAACREGLAALPPITHVVFAALQEKEGLVGGWFDPDQMEINRRMLENLLAGVEAGGGLEHVSLLQGTKAYGAHVGGMRVPGREREPRHEHANFYWLQEDLLRERAAAAGYAWTVWRPPVIYGHAFGAPMNPIAPLATFAAIAKHEGRGLCWPGGRTGPVDAMDARLLARALEWGASNEAARNEVFNVSNGDVFVWENVWARLAEAFGMEVGEPSPEKLAETMPAKADVWDAIVAKHGLRAPGLMEFVGDSFVYADLHFGFGREHPAPPNMLSTIKLRQAGFDECLDSEDMLVGWIEWMQRKKLIPRA; encoded by the coding sequence GGGAGGCGTACGGCGTATCGCGCCGCGCACCGGATCTCTCGGTCGGCCGCCACGTCCCGCTCGATCTTCTGGACGAAGCGGCCTGTCGCGAAGGCCTGGCCGCGCTTCCGCCGATCACCCACGTCGTCTTCGCGGCGCTCCAGGAGAAGGAGGGATTGGTCGGAGGTTGGTTCGATCCGGACCAGATGGAGATCAACCGACGAATGCTCGAGAACCTGCTCGCCGGGGTCGAAGCCGGCGGGGGCCTCGAGCACGTTTCGCTCCTGCAGGGCACGAAGGCGTATGGCGCGCACGTGGGAGGCATGCGCGTGCCCGGTCGCGAGCGCGAGCCGCGACACGAGCACGCCAATTTCTACTGGCTGCAGGAGGACCTGTTGCGGGAGCGGGCGGCCGCTGCGGGGTATGCATGGACGGTCTGGCGCCCGCCGGTCATCTACGGCCACGCGTTCGGTGCCCCCATGAATCCGATTGCACCGCTCGCGACCTTCGCCGCGATCGCGAAGCACGAAGGGCGCGGGCTGTGCTGGCCGGGGGGACGGACTGGACCCGTCGATGCGATGGATGCGCGGCTCCTCGCGCGGGCGCTCGAGTGGGGCGCTTCGAACGAAGCGGCGCGAAACGAAGTGTTCAACGTCTCGAACGGCGACGTGTTCGTCTGGGAGAACGTGTGGGCGCGACTCGCGGAGGCCTTCGGCATGGAGGTCGGCGAGCCGTCGCCGGAGAAGCTCGCGGAGACGATGCCCGCGAAGGCGGACGTGTGGGACGCGATCGTCGCGAAGCACGGGCTGCGCGCGCCGGGACTCATGGAGTTCGTCGGCGACTCGTTCGTCTATGCCGACCTCCACTTCGGCTTCGGTCGCGAACACCCGGCGCCACCCAACATGCTCTCGACCATCAAGCTGCGTCAGGCCGGCTTCGACGAGTGTCTCGACTCCGAAGACATGCTCGTCGGGTGGATCGAGTGGATGCAGCGGAAGAAGCTGATTCCGCGGGCTTGA